GCTGCTGCGCGTACGCGATCGCCTCGGCCATTGCGCCCGGCGCGCCAACGCACTCGAATATCACTTGCGGCCCCGCGCCAGTCAGCGACTCGACCTTTCCCGCCGGATTGTGCATTCGCGGATCGACGGCCGCGTCGGCGCCCATCTTGAGCGCGAGGCGGCGGCGCGGCTCGCTGAGTTCGGAGACCACGATCGCGCGCGCGCCGGCAAAGCGCGCCCACAGCATCGTGGCGATTCCGATCGGTCCGGCGCCCATCACGACGCAGCTTTCGCCCGCCTGGAAACCAGCGCGATGGAGCCCGTGGAGTCCGACCACCAGCGGTTCGACCGTGGCCGCGACGCGAAAGCTCATCCCCGGCGGAATCTTGAATACGCTTGCGGGCCGGGTTTTCATCAATTCCGCGTAGGCGCCGGGCACCTCGCCGAAGCCCACCTGCTTGACCTTGCGGCAGCGCTGGGCCTCCCCGACGCGGCACTCCTCGCACGCGCCGCATCCGACGTATGACATCGCCACGACCGGGTCGCCGCGTTCGAAGCCCGCGACGCCGTCGCCGATCGCTTCGACCAGACCCGAAAGCTCGTGGCCCATGATGGTTCCGGGCGGCATGCGGAAATTGCGCCCGGCGGCGTGAAGATCGGAGCCGCAGATACCGGCGGCCTTGACCCGCAGCACGAGCTCGCCCGGGCCCGCCACCGGATCGGGGACTTCGGCGATCTCGAGCGGCGCGCCGGGCGCGCGGTAGACGCAGGCCTTCACTTGGCCTTGGTGCTCGGAAAGAGCGGCGCGCGGCGTTCTTTGAGCGCGGCCACGCCCTCGTGCAGGTCGGCGCTGAAAAATCCCATCATCTCCAGCGCGAGCGAAGCGTCGAAGTGCGGGCCGAATGTCCGCAGCCAGTTGTTAAGCGCGCGCTTGGTAAAGCGCAGCGCCTGTTGCGGCCCCCGGGCGAGCTTCTGCGCGACCTCCATCGCCTTGTCCATCAACTGATCGGCCGGCACGCAGAGACTGACGAGGCCGACGCGCTCGGCTTCCTTGCCGTCGATGAAATCGGCGGTCAACAGGTAATACTTGGCCTTGGCCATTCCGCACAGCAGCGGCCAGATAATAACCGCATGGTCACCTGCGCCCACACCGAGGCGGATGTGGCCGTCGGTGATGCGCATGTTCTCCGACGCGATCGAGATGTCTGCCATAAAGGCGACCGCGAGGCCCGCGCCCACGGCGACGCCATTGATCGCCGAGATGATCGGCTTGTCGAGGTTGATCATGTTGTAAACGATGTCGCCGGCTTCGCGCCACGTCTGCCCGATTTCGGCGGCGGTGCCGGCCATCCGCTCGATCATCTCGAGGTCGCCGCCGGCCGAGAACGCGCGCCCCTTGCCGGTGATCACGACCACACGGGTCTCGGCGTCCTCGTCGATATCCTTCCACACCCGGCTGAGCTCCCAATGCAGGCGGCTGTTGGTGGCGTTGAGCACGTCGGGGCGGTTGATCGTGATGAGCAGGATTCCGTCTTCGCGGCGCTCGAACAGCAGATGTTGGTATTCGTCGTATTTCATCGCAAGCCTCCGAAAGCTGTTGGCTGATGGTTTCCTTAGCGCAGGTCAGGGATTTCCTCAAAGCGCCGGGGCGGCGCCCGGGGGAGAATCGGAAAGCGGCAATCCGGCGGGCAGCGCTGAATTCTAGGCCGGGTTCACGAGACTCTGAGCGCCATGCGGGGCAGCGAGGTCGTGGCCTGTACCGTCGGCAGGAAGCGCGTCCTGAAAGCCTCGGGCGCGAGATTGGCGCAGGCCGCAAGGCGCGAGAGCGCCGGCTCCTCGAAGTCCGTCGGTTCGAGCCGGGTCATGTACGATCGCGCGACTTCGTACGACTCGGTGTTGACGTCCACCAGACGCACTCTTACGCGTCCGGTAGCGGGATCGACGAGGTCCGCGAAGTCGACCGGGGTTACACGGCCGCCCGCAATCGCGATGAGCGCCCCTGAGCCTCCGCTGAGCAGGTAGCGCACCGCGCCGTAGCCGAGCGTGCGCGTGTATTCGGCGTCGAACGGCAGCGGCTTGGCGCAGCGCAGCTCGTAGCCGATGTCCTTGGTGACGATGGTCGTGCCGATTCCGAGCTGCTTGAGCGAAGCGCGCACTCGGTCGCGCAGCAGGTAGCCGAGCGGGATATCCGCGATATGCACGTGGCCGTAGGCGTCGGCTTCGGTGCGCGGACCGGTCGGCAGGGTGTCGGAATCCATGCGTTCGGCGATGCCTTCGGCGACCACCGCCACACCGTCGTCGTAGCCCTCAGCGCGCCGTTTGATTATCGCGCCCACGATGGTGTCGACGACCAGCGCAAGCTCGAAGCGTTCGCCGTGAAATTCCTCGAGGATCACGGCGAGCGTGGCGCCGGCGGATTTGCACATGCTGAGCGCGAGCGATCCCGACTTTCGCCCCATCGAGATCGCCAGATACCATCGGCTGGTAGTGCGCGCGTCCACCATCAGCGATTCGACGATCGTGACGCCGACGGCGCGCGCGGTTTCGAAGCCGAAGGTTGGCGCGTTCTCGGGCAGCGGCAGATCGTTGTCGATCGTCTTGGGCACTGTCACCACGCCGATTTTGCCGCGGGTGCGCTCGGCGATTCGGTAGGCGCCGTAGGTGGTATCGTCGCCGCCGATACAGACGAGGTAGCGGATATTGAGCCGCTCAAGCGCGCCGATCGCGCGCTGCAGGCTCGCTTCGTCGCGTGCCGGATTGGTGCGCGAAGTGCGCAGGATCGATCCGCCGGTGGAATGGATCTGGCTGACCTCGTCGAGCTCGAGTTCGACCACGTGCGAAGTGTCGCCCTCGACCAGCCATCGGTAGCCGTCGCGCAGACCCACGACGCGCAGGCCGCAATTGATCGCTTCGATCGCGGCCGAAGAAATTACTCCGTTGATTCCGGGGGCGGGGCCGCCGCCGACCAGGATTCCAAGTGTCGCCTGGCTGTCACCGTCGCGCTGCATTGTTTGAAGCCTTCGCCCGGCGTTCGCGATCGCCCGGCAGTACGGCGCCGGCGGCTGCGATCAGCGGGCGGCGCCGGCGTAAATATCCATGATCGTGCCGAGCAGCTTGAGCGCTTCGGCACGCGGGCGCTGAAACGAATTGCGCCCGATGATTGAGCCGAAACCGCCCCCGGTCTTGATCGCGCGCACTTCGTCAAGCAGCTTTTCGTCGCTGACTTTCGGTCCGCCCGAGAAGATCACGATTCGCCGGCCGTCGAAGGCACTCTGCACGACGTGGCTGACGCGCGCGCTCTGCGGCTCGAGCGCCACCTTGTTGGTCTCGTAGGCCTTCTTCGCCTCGGCCTGCTCGAGATGCGCCGTGGGAAGCTTCACCTTGATGATGTTGGCGCCGAGTTGCGCCGCGATCTGCGCCGCGTAGGCGACCACGTCGAGCGCGGTCTCGCCTTCCTTGCTGAGTCCCGAACCGCGCGGATACGACCACACTACTACCGCGAGGCCGTTGGCCTTGGCCTCCTCGGCAATCTCGCGCAACTGCTCGTACATCTGCACGCACCACGCTGAGCCGGGATAGATAGTGTAGCCGACCGCGGCGCATCCCAGGCGCAGCGCGTCGCGCACGCTGCCGGTGACAGCGGGCGCCGGGTCGGGCGAGTCATGCAGCACGTCGTGGTTGTTTAGCTTTAGGATAAGCGGGATTTCGCCGGCGAACTCGGCCGCGCCCGCCTCCAGGAAGCCGAGCGGCGCCGCGTACGCGTTGCATCCGGCGTCCAGGGCGAGCGAGAAGTGGTAGCGAGGGTCGTAGGCGGGCGGATTGGGCGCGAAACTGCGCGCAGGGCCGTGCTCGAAGCCCTGATCCACGGGCAGGATGACAAACGACCCGGTTCCGGCGAGCCGCCCGTGATTGATAATCCGGGAAAGATTGCTCAGCACGCCCGGGTTCTCCGAGCGATAGAAATCCAGAATTTCCCTGGAACGCTTGGTCATGACCGCCTCCGATTGATAATTCGTATAGTCCTTCAAACCTGCGTCCGCACGCGAATTTCTCAGAGCAACTCCATCGCGCAACGGGCCGCACCCGCCAGCGCAGCCGCCGCATTGAGCGAGACGCGCACCGGAATCCTCGCCAATACTTTATCGAGTCGGCCCTTGGCGAGAAAGGCGCGCGAGAACCTGCCCGTGGTGAGCGCCGCGAGGATTTTGGGCGCGATTCCGCCACCGAGGTAGACTC
The sequence above is a segment of the Candidatus Binataceae bacterium genome. Coding sequences within it:
- a CDS encoding alcohol dehydrogenase catalytic domain-containing protein; the encoded protein is MKACVYRAPGAPLEIAEVPDPVAGPGELVLRVKAAGICGSDLHAAGRNFRMPPGTIMGHELSGLVEAIGDGVAGFERGDPVVAMSYVGCGACEECRVGEAQRCRKVKQVGFGEVPGAYAELMKTRPASVFKIPPGMSFRVAATVEPLVVGLHGLHRAGFQAGESCVVMGAGPIGIATMLWARFAGARAIVVSELSEPRRRLALKMGADAAVDPRMHNPAGKVESLTGAGPQVIFECVGAPGAMAEAIAYAQQRSRVAIIGVCTEDDGFAPITAMSKELDLRFSLGMERAEVETAIEALASGRVLTAPMITHTLAIDALPRAFAALSIPTNQSKVMVEF
- a CDS encoding enoyl-CoA hydratase/isomerase family protein; the encoded protein is MKYDEYQHLLFERREDGILLITINRPDVLNATNSRLHWELSRVWKDIDEDAETRVVVITGKGRAFSAGGDLEMIERMAGTAAEIGQTWREAGDIVYNMINLDKPIISAINGVAVGAGLAVAFMADISIASENMRITDGHIRLGVGAGDHAVIIWPLLCGMAKAKYYLLTADFIDGKEAERVGLVSLCVPADQLMDKAMEVAQKLARGPQQALRFTKRALNNWLRTFGPHFDASLALEMMGFFSADLHEGVAALKERRAPLFPSTKAK
- the pfp gene encoding diphosphate--fructose-6-phosphate 1-phosphotransferase produces the protein MQRDGDSQATLGILVGGGPAPGINGVISSAAIEAINCGLRVVGLRDGYRWLVEGDTSHVVELELDEVSQIHSTGGSILRTSRTNPARDEASLQRAIGALERLNIRYLVCIGGDDTTYGAYRIAERTRGKIGVVTVPKTIDNDLPLPENAPTFGFETARAVGVTIVESLMVDARTTSRWYLAISMGRKSGSLALSMCKSAGATLAVILEEFHGERFELALVVDTIVGAIIKRRAEGYDDGVAVVAEGIAERMDSDTLPTGPRTEADAYGHVHIADIPLGYLLRDRVRASLKQLGIGTTIVTKDIGYELRCAKPLPFDAEYTRTLGYGAVRYLLSGGSGALIAIAGGRVTPVDFADLVDPATGRVRVRLVDVNTESYEVARSYMTRLEPTDFEEPALSRLAACANLAPEAFRTRFLPTVQATTSLPRMALRVS
- a CDS encoding class I fructose-bisphosphate aldolase yields the protein MTKRSREILDFYRSENPGVLSNLSRIINHGRLAGTGSFVILPVDQGFEHGPARSFAPNPPAYDPRYHFSLALDAGCNAYAAPLGFLEAGAAEFAGEIPLILKLNNHDVLHDSPDPAPAVTGSVRDALRLGCAAVGYTIYPGSAWCVQMYEQLREIAEEAKANGLAVVVWSYPRGSGLSKEGETALDVVAYAAQIAAQLGANIIKVKLPTAHLEQAEAKKAYETNKVALEPQSARVSHVVQSAFDGRRIVIFSGGPKVSDEKLLDEVRAIKTGGGFGSIIGRNSFQRPRAEALKLLGTIMDIYAGAAR